aagaaaattctctcaaacaaaatctaggatgtagttcagtggaaCTGTGTTTGCCTCTGTTGATCATGGCTCCAAACATCCAACatcatgaaataaatacatacataaattaatgTGACCGACACATGTAATCTCAGcttgggaaatggagacaggagggttaGGAACTAATGGGCTTCGTTTTGTTCATAGTGAGTGACAGAGAAGCCTGCATTCTACCAGGCCCTGCCTAACCATTAGTCACTAGGTCAGGAGGGCATGATGTTGAAAACCTTTAatcctagggaggcagaggccagcggATCTGAATGGAGGCAGATTtcatcttggtctacagagtgagttccaggacagtcagggctacacagagaaaaacccgGGCTAGAAAaccataaacaaatgaacaaacaaacagaagtagTATATTCAGATAGCtatgttcttcatttttttctcatactCTTAAATGTTTTAGATTTACTTCAGTTAGTATGTGCTGGGGCCTTTCTGTATGGTGAGTTTTATGTAAGAACACTACTGACCTGCAGTAAGAAAGTGAGAACCTGGGGCGTGCTATGGAGGGTAAAGACAGGGAACAAACACCTAATCTGAGAGGACTAGGGAGGCAAGGAGGTATGCCTgtcatgtgatgtgtgtgtgtgtgtgtacacgtgtgccaGTGCAAGTGTCTGTAAAAAGCCCAGAAGTCATCCTCAAGTATTGTTCCTCAGGAGTGGTCTActtgtctgtttgttgtttgagacagggtctttcacaggaacctggagctcaccaattaggctagagggccagtgagccccaggattcccctgtctctgactcccccTGTAATGGGATTACAGGTCAGACACTTTGCTTGACTTTTTATGAGGCTGTTTGGGTAGAATTCAGGTTCTCACGCTTGTGAGGCTagttctttacccactgagctcttTGACCAGCCCACCTCTTGTTTTTCTACTAGGAAGAACAAGCTTGCTTGTAAGGCCTCCCTGAACCATGCTGGAAGTCCCATCTGGACTGACAGTCCTGAGTGGGGAGAGGAATGTGGAGAATTCATAGTCTACTGAGCACGCGCAGCTGGTAGGTCGACCTTAGAGCTGGGTCCTTGGAGATAATGTGTCTGCAACAGTAGGCTTGGGGGGAAACACAGGTGCTGCAGGGAAGGACCGGAAGGATCCCTCTGAGAGGAAGGTAGTGTTGGGGGACTGTCACCACTGGTCAGTATGCACAGAACCCAGAGAGGCAGTCCTCACAACCTCTGCTCCGGCTCACATCCTCATCTGGGCTGTGTGTTGAACTGGGGCCCCTGGAGCCAGTCCCAATCTGTTTCCTTCTATTCTTTGACAGGAAGCTCCTGGAGAGccagcccccgcccccgccctcaCCCCCGCCCCATCATACCCCAgcactccctctctcttctctactATGGACAGAGAATACACTGAGGAGCCTGCTACACACCCAGCTGATCTGGGGACCAACGGAGCCATGAGGCTGGGTTCGGCAATCCTAGGTTTACTCCTGCTCCAAGGTAAGATGCGATTGCCACTTTTCTccaagcctcccctccccctccccgtcctcctcctcactcctcctcCCCACATGTTCCCATCCAGAGCTCTGCTTGTAGAAGGGAAATTCCAGAACATTTCCATTAAGGGGATCGGCTGGCCTGGAGGATAGGAATTACCACTCTGGTCAAACAGACTCTGTTCGACTGTTATGATATTTTCTAGGGCTCCCTCATAGAGTCTGGGCCCCCAAAAGGTGGGGAGTGGGTGGCTTGATGAATGACAGAACCTGAAAGTTCTTTCCAAGGAGTATACAAGCAGAAGTTTGTGGCTGCCCTGTCAATACTCTACTGATACAGGCACCATGGTCACTCTATGGAAAGTTCTAGGACAAAATGGTCTGCACCTTGGGCTCCACGGTGGCCTTCTCTTTTGTTCTTACCTGTGAAGAACTACAAGCTCTGAATTTCAAATGCTGACTTTAATCTCAAGTCACATCAAGAGGGTTTTTGGTTAGACACAAAGAACTCTTTGCCAAGgaagatacacacacagcacaggggCTGGTTGAGATGACTGAAACACCTCTCAGACGTCGTTGGCAGTCATGAGTGGGGTCTTGAGGCAGGATCCTCTAGTTAGGAAGCCTTTGCTGGGAACCATGAGAAAGAAGTCCAGGACACTCTGATTCACAGGGCAGCAACTTCCCTTTGTCACCCCGCCCCAGCCACCACCCCTGGTTCTTTGTGGAGGACATCTGAGGCTGTGTACCAAGCAATGGGAAAATGGGCCAGAGTGCTTAGGAGAAAGGGTCTGTGTTCCAGAAAATGCTGCAAGACAGGCTGGGGTCAACACTTACACCCTTTCTTGCCCATTAATTCCCACAGGGGAGAGTCAGAAGTAATGTGAGGGACTTATGAGGGATTCTGCAGGCCTTCCAAATGCACAGCATCTCCTAATGTCAGCCTAGACTTGGTCTAACCCACTGGTACCCAGCTTGTCCAACCTCTTCATCCAGGAGCTCACAGCAGTTGTCAGCATCATTTTGATGGCTGAGGAATTTTCTGGAGCAAATTCAAGCCAACACAGGGGCTGGACTGTAGAGAGAGTCAGCTGGTCTTTAGATTTGGAGAAATCAAGAGAATGGAGCACAAATATAAATGTCTAGCACTGATTGAGCAAGTGTTATCAGGGGCTGTGTgctttatatgtattttcttttcccctcaaCAGCTTAGGAGactctccccaaccccatcccTATGGTGTGATGCTGAGAATCCAAGTAAGGCTTAGGTAGAGAGGCTTGCAGGCAGTGAGTGAAGCCAGAACTCAAATAtcctgctttttttctctcttgtggtgctggggattgatccTAGGGTCTCACACAAGCTCATACATGCTAGGTAAATGCTCCACCACTGAGGTACATCCCCCAAATGCTTTTCAGCACTAAACTATGCTGCTGAGGAAAACAGGGGTGTGGGCAGGGTTAGACTGGAAGGAAATGAAGCAGGTAGGGATCAGGAAGCAGGTCAGGAAAGTTAGGAATTCTTGTGGCCACAGCTCTTTGGGTGTCTGTGTGTCCCCTGGTCAGAGGCACCAGGCCTACAGAAGCACACATTTCTGAAGTCCATCCTCTGCTCACCCAAGAATTTTTACAGATAACAAGTTGGGAGGAGTCAGGTAAGAGACAGAGTACAGGCCTTTATGGCTTGATGTTTGTGCCCTGGGAACTCCTTAAAACCTTATAGATCATCTTCTAGATATATTTAGAAAGGCAGGTGCACTCGGACTTCAAGTCCTCCCAGAactaatataaaatgtatgtagcGCTTGAACAGGAAGCAATTGTCTTCAGAGGTTTTGAATGGAAAGGGTCAGCCCAGGCTCATCCCGCGCTGGAAAGGATTCTTCCTAGCCTGGGATTCTTGTAATATTTACTTCTTTCTGGAACCTCTACCCACAAAGGAGCAGGGATGTGAGAGACCTTGACCTGGAGAAACACATCTCAGGGCTAAATAAGCGTTGGTTTGCAAACAATTCCACAGTATCTAAGCGTGGGTTGCTCCATGTGGATAGTGTGGATGGCTCCTTGGAAGAACTGGTAAAGCCTTAAGGAAAATAAACAGACCAGCAGGCTGCTACCGCCTGGGTTGGGTCCTTGGAATTCAGCTGCCTCAGTTCTGCCGGGGTCTGGGTCTGATGCTTCCCTAATGAAGAAAAGTCGAGGAAACACTAGGAGCAGAGTGGCCACCTCGATCCCAGCCTGCATGGAGGGCGTGGCTCCAGATGGGCGGTTCTGTTCCTGTGTTTTTCTTGCACATTGTTCATAGGTTTCAAGAATGATTTCATTGTGGAAAGTGAGCAAACATAACCTGGCCTTCTGGGTCCCCCCTCCACGCACACATAAAAGCATACACATATCAACGCAGAGGACTATAAACACACGTGTGTACAAACAGAATAGCTAACAAGAGCTCCAACTACTACTGCGGGTAACCTCCTCCCTGGGTTTGGACTAGAACAACCATGTTTTAACTCACCTCTGCCTGTGAGAGGGAACCAGTCCCTCCGTCCAGCGCTTCCTCTCCTGTGGGATATACCTCAGAACTTGTTTCCTGGGCAGGCCATTACCTCCGgttggggagaggaggaaaggggaggggaggggaggggaggggaggggagaggagggagggaggagagagagagagagagagagagagagagagagagagagagagagagagcaggcatAAACCCTAAACGTTACCCAATTTCATttaccttcccctccccttcctttagACTGGAGCCACAGTGACAGGTTTCACAGGAGGAAACAAGGAAGGCCAGGAGTGCAGAGATCCAGAGTTCTGTGTGTGTGACCAGATGTGTCGCTAGTTTAAATAACTGTCCTCTAGACTTGTGTCAGGGCGGTGATATAACTATTGAGGACTGAAGACACAGTAGAAGGCTCTAGGACTCTGAACCAAGAGCTGATGGTGACAAGCCCTTATCCTTTAATCCTCTGCCAAGCATGCCTGACTTCTAGCATGGGTGTTAGAACTAGCCGAAAGCCCTAGTTTCTGTCATGGGCTCTGCTTGGCAGAGTTACCGAAGCAGtctatattttgttttggtttggttttttgagacagggtctctctatgtagccctggctgtcctggaactcaatgtgtagaccaagctggccttgaactcaaagagacatgcctacctctgcctcctgagttctgggattgaaggcatgcgccaccatgcccagtcaCGGTCTGTGCATCTTTGCTTTCTCTCACAGGCTACAGCTCTCAGCCTACACCAGCTCAGACCTCTCAGGGTAAGATCTGTGGCCTACTCCAGCATTTGTGCCTAAGAGTTTAGGAAGGTATTACAGGAGCGGGGCTCAGGTCTCTCTTTTTCACTGAAAGCAGGTGATGGGAGCTTGGGCCAAAGGTCTCGGGGGGCTCATTCAACTGGCCTAATCTAACATGCCTGGAGAGGGAAGAGATGAACAGTCAGAggtagaggaggggagggaaagaggaaaacaaacatacaaacaacaacaaatctagcttcagagacaaagagaagggcACAGAACTGTTGGAAGATAGAGGTAGCAGACCCCTCAAATGCTGTGTTTCAGGGATTTTCAGGAGTCTGAGCCCCCAGCCAGTTTCTGTCAGTTCAGGTGAGTGAATGCGTGTGGCTGTGGAGAAGCTCACCTCTTCCCTCCCATGCCCACCCAGCCATTCAGACCGACTTGAGCCTAGGGGTTCAGATGGGCAGGGGGTATGGAGCCAGCAGTTCTGCCCCATATGCTCTCTCCATCTGCTTCTGTCCTTGCAGGGGACCGATCTTCCTCAGAGCCTGGCAGCTTGGGGCTTCGGCTTAGCACCATTACCCCAGGTACTCGACTATTGAGACTGAAAATGGTGGCCAGCGAAGGCCCCAGTGGAGCAGGATACAGTTTGGGCTCTGCAGGAGGATGCAGAGCCTGTGGCAGAAGGGACAAGCAAACAGGGCCTCACACTGGTGTTTCCAAAGCAAGGGAGCAGAAGTGGGTGTCACCGGACCCACCCAGATGTCAGCCTCTGCAGACTCCAGCTCTGGGGTCCTTCCCATGGGCAGTGGCCTGGAGAACTGAGCCAGCAAAGGAATGAGATGAAAAAGTGGAAACTGTGGGGTTggttcgggggtggggggtggggagatgctTTCTAAGCAGAGCAGACTGCAAAGAGCAAGGCTCAGAGAGATGAGCCAGAGAATAGCTCCTTCTGGAATTGAAGGTGGTGACAAAggagggctggggctgtagctcccGGGCACAGTGCTTGCCTATTATAAAAGACATCTTGCGTTCAATCACCAGCACCACACACAAGAAAAGGATCAGAAGGAAAGGATATTTTGGACTAAGGAACCCTCTCTGTGCATATTATAGCTGGCCATATGTACTCCCCCATCCACAGAAATTCTACAGAAGTCATCTCAGGCCTCCTTGGTATCCAGTCAACCTGTGACGCCAAAGTCAAGCACCATGGATAAACACTCCCTTTCCTTGCCTGACTTGAAGTCATTCCAGCTACAGAAGCACACACTGGGACCTAGTGAGTACCCAGGGCAGGCGGGCAGGAGGTGATGGACCCTGGGTATGTCTGGATGGGTTCCTTCTTCCTTTAGTCAGGTGCTCTCAGTGAGGGAGTGTAGTCTCTTAAGTCTAGAAACTACACCAGTGGTGCCCTGGTTTGGGACATTACAAGAAAGCACTGGGAAGAAGTAGAAACAGGGAGTCAGGTCTGGTCACAGTAAGGGTTAAACATGCCTGAATTTGGGATTGAGAAAAGAATGGAtgaggaagggaaatgggaaaggttGGGAAAGGGCTTCTCAGGGTATGTTGGGAGGGATGGGACCCTCCATCTTGGCCATTTCCTTCCGGTGCAGGCACAGGGGCCccagaaagcagcagcagcagcagcagcagcagcggcagcggcagcggcagcggcggcggcggtggcagcAGAGGAGGTATATCCAGTGTGTGTTCCCAGCAGAGAACAGTGAGACATGTCTATAACCCTTTCTTTCAAATCATCTTTTGGTCCTTAGACATTGTACACTCTCAGGCTTATTCAGGAAGTCAGCACAAATAAGGGTAGAAAATAGGTCTGAGGGTACTTGACTTGTGCAAGGGAAGAAAAACGTGACACTGGTCCTATTCTTCAAACACGTAGGTcatagggattgaactcaggccaccagccttggtggcaagcaccttgacCTGTTGAGCCATTTAGCTAGCCCAATATCATTTTAAGAGGGCCAGAAACCTATGCCCCTTGCCTTTCACCCTGGCCCTTTAGGCCAATGTCTTCTTTCCTCCCATCTTCAACTGTTGGCAGAACATAGATGGCTCCACGTTGCCCAGTATGGCTTCCCTGTTTCTGCAGcataaatcctttcttctggGCACCATGTGGTGATGGGAAGCATCTTAATCTTTCTGGAATCTTCTAAAAACAGTAATGTGAGCAACTGGCCAGCTACTCATGTAGAGGTGTGAGGTCTGCATTGTTGGTCTTCAGGGGTCTGGCTGTAGCTGGACTGAGTCCTTTTCTGTGGGCTGTTAGCTCTCTGCAGGCTCTTACCTCAGGGCACCAGGAGAGAAGCTGATTCTCTTTGCCAGGTCTTGGCAGTCCCCTTCACTGATGCACCAACACCCACTCTGTTTCAGAAGCGTCTCTGGATGCTACTCCCAGTCCAGTAACCACCAGCCTTCGGACAGAAGAGGTGACCATCCTGCCTACCCCCACATCAGAGTCAGTGCTAACTGTGGCTGCCTTTGGTGAGATGGTAGAGAAGATGGGGCATGAGAGGGGACTCCACCTCAGGACTGATATAGACTCTGGTTAAGACACAAGTTCAAATCTCACCCATTCATTCTGGGGTGGACTTGCTGAGAAGCAAGGCCCTGATGGAAAGAAGTCTTGGCTCTCTTGGGTTCCATGTTCTTATAGATGATGTAGCTGGGCCAAGTATAGTACACCATAGTTAAGGGTACCAGCTAATAGATTACTCATTtttccaaaagaaacacacacacacacacacacacacacacacacacacacacacacacccctacctggGCAGGGAACTCCAGACTCATCCTTATTGTCCCAcctctttctcctgctcccatCTCTTCCCTGCTCAGGTGTCATCAGCTTCATTGTCATCCTGGTGGTTGTAGTGATCATCCTGGTTAGTGTGGTCAGTCTAAGGTTTAAGTGTCGGAAGAACAAGGAGTCTGAAGGTAATTGTCTTGACCTGGGCTCCCTTGACCCTTGTGTTGCAGGAGCCTAAGCAGGGGGCTCAGGCTGATGGCAGCTGGGCCATGGGAAGGAATAGTACAGAAGCAGCATTTGATGAATTGGGGAGGTGGGTTTGGGTGGGCTCTGAGGGGAAGTGGACATCTGAGTTACAGTGTAGGACCCTAATCTGTGCCCTTGGGATTTTACAGATCCACAGAAACCAGGGAGTTCAGGGCTATCTGAAAGGTAAGATTTTAGAAGCTTATGAGAGGAATCTTCTGATTCCAAATCCCTTTACTCCAAGAGGAAAAcaactctctctgccttctgtacgcacgtgcacgcacacacatacacacacacacacacacacacacacacacacacacacacacacacacacacacacagagagagagagagagagagagagagagagagagagagaatacagaaatgcACACTTCCCCACCCCACACATATTCCCACCACTTGAAGACATGTGTCCCACAATTCTGCAGTCTTCACTGAAGCtgtggcaggctggcaggctcaTCAGAGGTAAGTGAGGTTCTTCAGCACCAGGGCTCAGCTTCTGTTGCCTCTTCATGAAAATGCAGATTCTGATATAAGATATATTCTCTCTAAGCTGAAGAAACTTGTTGAAAACCTACTCTGAAGTCAGGTATGGTGgtgatgcatgcttttaatccccgcactcaggaggcagaggcagtcggatctctgagttcaaggtcagcctggtctacagagtcagttccaggacagccaggactacacagagaaaccctgccttgggaaattaaaacagaaacctATTATGTACCATACACAATGACATACAAGTTGTGATATTATTTCAGATacttacagtattttttttctttttctggaagcATGAAGCATGCTTTGGAACCTGGAACATGACATTTTCCTAACTCTTACCTACCAAGTGCTGTTACACATGTACACTAACAACCAACTCAGcttgaaaaagaacagaaaaagactAGGTTTAAACACAAATCTCATGGGTTTCAAAGCACATTCTCATTTTCTTATGATCCATCCCTAAGTAGAGTTTTCTGGCATGGAGACTGAAGGCACAGTGTCCTGCAGCCTCTTTACTTCCCGGTGCCCCACCCACACCTCGCTCTAACCCTGGCTTCTTCCCATCCCAGCTGCTCCACGGCCAAcggagagaaagaaagcatcaCGCTCATCTCCATGAAGAATATCAACATGAACAACAGCAAAGGCTGCCCTTCAGCAGAAAAGGTACACTTTaaatttcctttccttccccaaaTTTACCCATTCCACCCCTCACCTCGCCTGCCACCCCTCAGTTTTATTTTCAGGCTCCGTCTGGTTCCTTAGCCAGAAAGGCTAAGGTCATGGCTGCTGACCCAGGCTCTTCCTCCCCTGCTTTCCAACATGACCCCTCCCAAGTTCACCCTTCCTCATTGCATATATGCATTTCAGATTCTTTAAAAGTGACCTTGAGTCGCCATGGGTCCACGTGTGATGTGGCTGTCCAGTGGccatgaggaagaagagaggagacaagatTGGTGAAGGCGGCAGACCACGcataagttattttatttcatgcCTGCTCCCAGCTCTTAAGGATATGAAATTCCTCTAGATCCAGAAGCAACCTACCacctgagagactccttctcacTTGGAAACCATGCTAGACATTCGgcttgctcttcctcctcctcagaaACTCAGGAATGAGGAGTCACTAGAGCAAGACTTAAGGAAATAATGAGGTAGACTGTccattctaaaattaaaattattttctggccTGGAATCCAGTTTCTTTTAAGGTCTATGTTCCCATCTATCTATTGACctacctctctctttctttctttctttctctcttcctttctttctttctttctttctttctttctttctttctttctttctttaatgtgtgtgtgtgtgtgtgtgtgtgtgtgtgtgtactgtgtctgtgtgtatgcagaaACTCACAGAGGGCatggatcccctgcaactggagttacagattggattgttgtgagctgctctgtaggtagtgggaattgaacctggatcttctctgagagctcttaactgctgaacactctctctctctctctctctctctctctctctctctctctctctctccctctccttcacccCCTATATACATCTCTTAGTAGCACTCTAGCAActttggtgttttcttttctagGCCAGACAGACATGCCTTCATCTTTCTACCTCTGTGGGTACCTAGGAAGTCTTGTGTGGGTGAGGAATTTTTGCTAGATTTGCCTGTTGCCTGTCttttgtttaataatttaataattttcttgtgTGAGTGGTAGTGGGGATTAAAACTCAGattagtgggctggagagatggatggttcagagcttaagagcactgactgctctttcagacgtcctgagttcaattctcagcaaccacatggtggctcacaaccatcagtaatgagatctgttgccctcttctggtgtgtcttctggtgtgtctgaagacagcaacagtgtactcatatacattttttaaaaatctcaggtAAGCATTCTATTTTGAGACCttctcactaagttgtccagactagccttgaacttattctGCAGTTTAGTAGGCATTGAATTTAACAATCCCCCTGCCTTAACCTCTTAAGTATCTAGGGTTACAAACCTGTGCAACCGCGCCCCAGGTTTGCTTGTCTTATTAGGTAAGGTAACCACTTTATTGGGTGAGTAACCACCTCAACAGAAGCAACAGGCTGTAATTGGTGACCAGTTGTCATCAATAACAAATGCAATCAGGCTAtcaagatggctccatgggtggGGAAGCCTGGCATCAAGATTGATGACCTCAGCATTTCCACAAGGCAGAGACCCAACCCCTGCAGGCTTTTCTCTGCCTTCCACAAgtacccacacatacaaacataggcacaccaaacaaacaagcaagagtttattttcaaaaacaattagaatttaaggggctggagagatggctcagtggctgagagcactggctgctcttccagaggtcctgagttcaattcctagcacccacatggcagctcacaactgtctgcaactccagttccagggaatctgacacccttgcATAGactcatagacacacatgcaggcaaaacactaaggtacacaaaataaaagtaaattacagaaaaattaaaatttaggctgtgtgtgatggcacatgcctttatctcagcacttgagaaatagaggcaggtgaatctctgtgagtttgaggccagcctgccctacaaagctagttctaggtcagcctgtctgaggccctgtcttaaaaaccaaaagcTACCTGTctgaggccctgtcttaaaaaccaaaataaataaataaataaataaataaataaataaataaataaatatttaaatgtgattACATAATTATttccccttctgtttccttcctccagTCTCCCCCAtaaactacacacatacacacatgcacatgagtgtacaCGTGCACAAAATCTCAGCTTTTTATTCTCTAATTGTTATTGCCGATATCTAAAAATTCTTATTGTGTAAATACAACCTGTTGAGTCCATGTAGTGTTGCTAGTATGTATATGATTCCAGGCAGGGCTGGGCAAGATATATCCAGTGGGTATCAGATCACTAATTAGAaggctcatccctggggaaggTTGTTTCTCCCACTTGTGGCATCCCTCAGCTGCTTGCAGTTCTCTGTGTAGGGGTGGGGTTCCTGaggctccctctctctttcacattAGCACATTTGTTGGTATTGTACTTCCTCAGCTCTAAAATAAGAAATCTtcagctgggcatgatggtgcacacctttaatcccagcacttggaagacagtagtcggtggatctctgagttcaaggccagcctcaagttc
This DNA window, taken from Arvicanthis niloticus isolate mArvNil1 chromosome 14, mArvNil1.pat.X, whole genome shotgun sequence, encodes the following:
- the Ecscr gene encoding endothelial cell-specific chemotaxis regulator isoform X1, which codes for MDREYTEEPATHPADLGTNGAMRLGSAILGLLLLQGYSSQPTPAQTSQGIFRSLSPQPVSVSSGDRSSSEPGSLGLRLSTITPEILQKSSQASLVSSQPVTPKSSTMDKHSLSLPDLKSFQLQKHTLGPSTGAPESSSSSSSSSGSGSGSGGGGGSRGEASLDATPSPVTTSLRTEEVTILPTPTSESVLTVAAFGVISFIVILVVVVIILVSVVSLRFKCRKNKESEDPQKPGSSGLSESCSTANGEKESITLISMKNINMNNSKGCPSAEKIL
- the Ecscr gene encoding endothelial cell-specific chemotaxis regulator isoform X2; this encodes MDREYTEEPATHPADLGTNGAMRLGSAILGLLLLQGYSSQPTPAQTSQGDRSSSEPGSLGLRLSTITPEILQKSSQASLVSSQPVTPKSSTMDKHSLSLPDLKSFQLQKHTLGPSTGAPESSSSSSSSSGSGSGSGGGGGSRGEASLDATPSPVTTSLRTEEVTILPTPTSESVLTVAAFGVISFIVILVVVVIILVSVVSLRFKCRKNKESEDPQKPGSSGLSESCSTANGEKESITLISMKNINMNNSKGCPSAEKIL
- the Ecscr gene encoding endothelial cell-specific chemotaxis regulator isoform X3, with product MDREYTEEPATHPADLGTNGAMRLGSAILGLLLLQGDRSSSEPGSLGLRLSTITPEILQKSSQASLVSSQPVTPKSSTMDKHSLSLPDLKSFQLQKHTLGPSTGAPESSSSSSSSSGSGSGSGGGGGSRGEASLDATPSPVTTSLRTEEVTILPTPTSESVLTVAAFGVISFIVILVVVVIILVSVVSLRFKCRKNKESEDPQKPGSSGLSESCSTANGEKESITLISMKNINMNNSKGCPSAEKIL
- the Ecscr gene encoding endothelial cell-specific chemotaxis regulator isoform X4 translates to MDREYTEEPATHPADLGTNGAMRLGSAILGLLLLQEILQKSSQASLVSSQPVTPKSSTMDKHSLSLPDLKSFQLQKHTLGPSTGAPESSSSSSSSSGSGSGSGGGGGSRGEASLDATPSPVTTSLRTEEVTILPTPTSESVLTVAAFGVISFIVILVVVVIILVSVVSLRFKCRKNKESEDPQKPGSSGLSESCSTANGEKESITLISMKNINMNNSKGCPSAEKIL